The Opitutus sp. ER46 genome has a window encoding:
- a CDS encoding TonB-dependent receptor: MLQSLTSILLRVHRSVDPWRRLALLLLLALLLPGARAAGTPEKRHWDLAGGDAAQTLRTFVELSGEQVFYLVPKVRGVKTNPVRGDFTAREAIAVMLARTALVAVEDEHTGAFMINRVPPARAAAPEGGAKEPPQDPPPPMKRKHPLALFSTWLALALAPGHSAAAADPAGVVDPAQLGTLAGTISNAATGAYLEGAEISVAPGGATALTARDGRYALSLPAGSYQVTIRYTGLDPETIPVTVRAGGSVTQDAALTAGIYKLSAFVVESEREGNALAVTQQRNAPNVKNVISSDAFGNVADLNLANFLMRVPGFSTEISEGEIMRVQIRGTSPNLNSFSIDGTRGANGSTRTYERGADIDRISADFIETIEVSKAMTPDIDADSIGGAVNLKTKSALDRKGRRINYSFANNYNVSQKAFRPLGSAGYSDLLLDGRLGVLATVSYNESLKPRDCNTIVWERTTDTSRPAWFNANAFGRDQLRHRRAGASVRFDYKVSDATRVYVSTAFSAYDDQLNRRWIRLSTPSNANVTILSPQVVESRNQTFTFYQLLRNRDVRTLNLGAGLESTVWGGKLDASLNYSESHGTDLDRMTPQRTVSGTAWHQEMTAPNNGIVLRQIGGPAITDWRNSTLGSFDLQDFDSNDQIYGAQLNYRKPLPTRFPLALKTGLRARQQTRTRDNDRNLNAYVGPNGVVGPVGAANDDNLERFYDAGYDYVPNKSQPKNAGLPSLYMDMAKLLGELRQSPQLFKRDVGASVRDSIRNDTEARELVSAGYVMADARFGRLGIVTGVRVEDTRVTGKGFRQEITAEEKARRAAWTGPVTSEETDRRTRAEYGNRVSLRGQYRDYFPSIHFRYRITPNFLARLSYSNGIGRPNFGSIVPSMSVNHDEMTVTANNPSLKPQYSKNYDATLEYYFEPAGLVSVAVFEKRLTDFIFRKSRGELQPGNEYGDAYVGYMLTTDFNGGYARIRGLEASYQQQFTNLPGFWSGFGLFANATWLETKGDYGDVGSVVTQSELPNFTPRAANVGVSYIRNRWTVRVMANHTGNRLIVYNDDPSQREYQFATTPIDVNLAYAFSKKFRVYVDVIDVFNVGRQNQYLYVPERKSATFVYSTVVKVGISGNF, encoded by the coding sequence ATGCTGCAGAGCCTAACCTCGATTCTGCTCCGCGTGCACCGCTCGGTTGACCCCTGGCGGCGCCTGGCGTTGCTGCTGCTGCTCGCGCTGCTCCTGCCCGGGGCGCGGGCGGCCGGCACCCCGGAGAAGAGGCACTGGGACCTTGCCGGCGGCGACGCGGCGCAGACCTTGCGCACGTTCGTCGAGCTTTCCGGCGAGCAGGTGTTCTACCTGGTGCCCAAAGTCCGCGGCGTGAAGACCAACCCCGTGCGGGGTGACTTCACCGCCCGCGAGGCCATCGCGGTCATGCTCGCCCGGACCGCCCTCGTGGCGGTCGAGGACGAACACACGGGAGCCTTCATGATCAACCGCGTCCCGCCCGCCCGGGCGGCCGCGCCGGAGGGTGGGGCCAAGGAACCGCCGCAGGATCCGCCCCCGCCCATGAAACGTAAGCATCCGCTCGCCTTGTTCTCCACCTGGCTCGCCCTCGCGCTCGCGCCGGGCCACTCCGCCGCCGCCGCCGACCCGGCGGGCGTCGTGGACCCCGCCCAGCTCGGCACGCTCGCCGGCACCATCAGCAACGCCGCGACCGGTGCCTACCTCGAGGGCGCCGAAATCTCCGTCGCGCCCGGCGGCGCCACCGCGCTCACCGCGCGCGACGGCCGTTACGCGCTCTCTCTCCCCGCCGGCAGTTACCAGGTCACGATCCGCTACACCGGCCTGGATCCCGAGACCATCCCCGTCACCGTTCGCGCCGGCGGCAGCGTGACGCAGGACGCCGCGCTCACCGCCGGCATCTACAAGCTCTCCGCCTTCGTGGTGGAGAGTGAACGCGAGGGCAACGCGCTCGCCGTCACCCAGCAGCGCAACGCTCCCAACGTGAAGAACGTGATTTCCTCCGACGCGTTCGGAAACGTCGCCGACCTCAACCTCGCCAACTTCCTCATGCGCGTGCCCGGCTTCAGCACCGAGATTTCCGAGGGCGAGATCATGCGCGTCCAGATCCGCGGCACCTCGCCCAACCTCAACTCGTTCAGCATCGACGGCACCCGCGGTGCCAACGGCAGCACCCGCACCTACGAGCGCGGCGCCGACATCGACCGCATCTCCGCCGACTTCATCGAGACCATCGAGGTCTCGAAGGCGATGACCCCCGATATCGACGCCGACTCCATCGGCGGCGCGGTCAACCTGAAGACCAAGAGCGCGCTCGACCGCAAGGGCCGCCGCATCAACTACAGCTTCGCCAACAACTACAACGTCTCGCAAAAGGCGTTCCGCCCCCTCGGCAGCGCCGGCTATTCCGACCTGCTCCTCGACGGCCGCCTCGGCGTCCTCGCCACCGTCAGCTACAACGAGTCCCTCAAGCCGCGCGACTGTAACACCATCGTCTGGGAGCGCACGACCGACACCAGCCGCCCCGCCTGGTTCAATGCCAACGCCTTCGGCCGCGACCAGCTCCGCCACCGCCGCGCCGGCGCCAGCGTGCGCTTCGACTACAAGGTGAGCGACGCCACCCGCGTTTACGTCAGCACCGCGTTCTCCGCCTACGACGATCAGCTCAACCGCCGCTGGATCCGCCTCAGCACCCCTAGCAACGCCAACGTCACCATCCTCTCGCCCCAGGTCGTCGAGTCGCGCAACCAGACGTTCACGTTCTACCAACTGCTCCGCAATCGCGACGTCCGCACCCTCAACCTCGGCGCCGGCCTCGAGAGCACCGTCTGGGGCGGCAAGCTCGACGCTTCCCTCAACTACTCCGAATCCCACGGCACCGACCTCGACCGCATGACGCCCCAGCGCACCGTCAGCGGCACCGCCTGGCACCAGGAAATGACCGCGCCCAACAACGGCATCGTCCTCCGCCAGATCGGCGGCCCCGCCATCACCGACTGGCGCAACTCCACGCTCGGCAGCTTCGACCTGCAGGACTTTGACAGCAATGACCAGATCTACGGCGCCCAGCTCAACTACCGGAAGCCGCTGCCAACCCGCTTCCCCCTCGCGCTCAAGACCGGCCTGCGCGCCCGCCAGCAGACCCGCACGCGCGACAACGACCGCAACCTCAATGCCTACGTCGGCCCCAACGGCGTGGTCGGCCCGGTCGGCGCCGCCAACGACGACAACCTCGAGCGCTTCTACGACGCCGGCTACGACTACGTGCCCAACAAGTCCCAGCCGAAGAACGCCGGCCTGCCGTCGCTCTACATGGACATGGCCAAGCTCCTCGGCGAACTGCGCCAGTCGCCGCAGCTGTTCAAACGCGACGTCGGCGCCAGCGTTCGCGACTCCATTCGCAACGACACCGAGGCGCGCGAACTTGTCTCCGCCGGCTACGTCATGGCCGACGCCCGCTTCGGGCGGCTCGGGATCGTCACCGGCGTCCGCGTCGAGGACACGCGTGTCACCGGCAAGGGTTTCCGCCAGGAAATCACCGCCGAAGAAAAGGCCCGCCGCGCCGCCTGGACCGGCCCCGTCACCTCCGAGGAGACCGACCGGCGTACGCGCGCGGAATATGGCAACCGCGTCTCCCTCCGGGGCCAGTACCGGGACTATTTCCCGAGCATCCACTTCCGCTACCGGATCACGCCCAACTTCCTCGCCCGGCTCAGCTATTCCAACGGCATCGGCCGGCCCAACTTCGGCTCCATCGTGCCGTCGATGAGCGTGAACCACGACGAGATGACCGTCACCGCCAACAACCCGAGCCTGAAGCCGCAGTATTCGAAGAACTACGACGCCACGCTCGAATACTATTTCGAGCCCGCCGGGCTCGTGTCGGTGGCCGTCTTCGAAAAGCGGCTCACCGATTTCATCTTCCGCAAATCCCGCGGCGAGCTGCAGCCCGGCAACGAGTACGGCGACGCCTACGTGGGCTACATGCTTACCACCGACTTCAACGGCGGCTACGCCCGCATCCGCGGCCTCGAGGCCTCCTACCAGCAGCAGTTCACCAACCTCCCCGGCTTCTGGTCCGGCTTCGGCCTGTTCGCCAACGCCACCTGGCTCGAAACCAAGGGCGACTACGGCGACGTCGGCAGCGTCGTCACCCAGTCCGAGCTGCCCAACTTCACCCCGCGCGCCGCCAATGTCGGCGTCTCGTACATTCGCAATCGCTGGACGGTCCGCGTCATGGCCAATCACACCGGCAACCGGCTCATCGTGTACAACGACGACCCGTCGCAGCGGGAGTACCAGTTCGCGACCACGCCGATCGACGTCAACCTGGCCTACGCCTTCAGCAAGAAGTTCCGCGTGTACGTCGACGTGATCGATGTCTTCAACGTCGGCCGCCAGAACCAGTACCTCTACGTGCCGGAGCGGAAGAGCGCCACGTTCGTGTACTCCACCGTGGTCAAGGTGGGCATCAGCGGAAACTTCTAG
- a CDS encoding FecR domain-containing protein has protein sequence MKRRSAAASSEAAAIEATAAAWVAQRDGGFSPEEAQAFAAWCAADPRHAAAVARLEGAWQALQQLRDFRPAAQRHPDRDLLRPPAPARRAPVLRLRHVVPLALAASLTVLAFWWTGRPDASAAGEHYATTVDGYQRVTLADGSVVELNGSSEVVVQFTAATRHVELRRGEAHFTVARNPARPFLVQAGDIAVRAVGTAFNVRLGREDIEVLVTEGKVDVAPPALLAPAPASSPSPAPGASTPRYPVLTPTRLTANERAVVHALAAPHAAPPAPVVERLAPERVRAALAWQGPRLVFVDTPLAEVVTQFNRRNQLQLVVADPALATLPVGGSFRAENVEAFVRLLESDGDIVADRSAPGRILLRRP, from the coding sequence ATGAAACGCCGCTCCGCTGCCGCCTCCTCCGAAGCCGCGGCCATCGAGGCCACCGCCGCCGCCTGGGTTGCCCAGCGCGATGGCGGCTTCTCGCCCGAGGAAGCCCAGGCCTTTGCCGCCTGGTGCGCCGCCGACCCGCGCCACGCCGCTGCGGTCGCCCGCCTCGAGGGCGCCTGGCAAGCCCTCCAGCAATTGCGCGATTTTCGACCCGCCGCCCAACGCCATCCCGATCGCGATCTGCTCCGCCCGCCCGCTCCCGCCCGGCGCGCCCCGGTCTTGCGGCTGCGCCACGTCGTGCCTCTTGCCCTCGCCGCCAGCCTGACGGTCCTGGCGTTCTGGTGGACCGGTCGTCCCGACGCCAGTGCCGCCGGCGAGCACTACGCCACCACGGTCGACGGCTATCAGCGCGTCACGCTCGCCGATGGCTCGGTCGTCGAGCTCAACGGCAGCAGCGAGGTTGTCGTCCAGTTCACCGCGGCCACGCGCCACGTCGAGCTGCGGCGCGGCGAGGCGCATTTCACCGTCGCCCGCAATCCCGCGCGCCCGTTCCTCGTCCAGGCCGGCGACATCGCCGTCCGCGCCGTCGGCACCGCCTTCAACGTGCGGCTCGGCCGCGAGGACATCGAGGTGCTGGTCACCGAGGGTAAGGTCGACGTCGCCCCGCCCGCGTTGCTCGCGCCGGCGCCGGCGTCCTCCCCGTCCCCCGCTCCCGGCGCGTCCACGCCCAGGTATCCGGTGCTCACACCCACGCGGCTGACGGCCAATGAGCGCGCCGTGGTGCACGCGTTGGCCGCGCCGCATGCCGCCCCGCCCGCGCCCGTCGTCGAGCGGCTCGCCCCGGAACGCGTTCGCGCCGCACTCGCCTGGCAGGGACCGCGGCTCGTGTTCGTCGACACGCCCCTCGCCGAGGTCGTCACCCAGTTCAACCGGCGCAATCAGCTCCAGCTGGTCGTGGCCGATCCCGCGCTCGCGACCCTGCCGGTCGGCGGGAGCTTCCGCGCCGAGAACGTCGAGGCCTTCGTGCGCCTGCTCGAGTCCGACGGCGACATTGTCGCCGATCGCTCCGCGCCGGGCCGCATCCTCCTGCGGCGGCCGTGA
- a CDS encoding RNA polymerase sigma factor gives MSASEPQPANTLDPAQTAQWFSREVQPHESSLRSYLRSMFPSFPDVDDLVQESYVRLIRARATGKVRYARAFLFTTARNAALDFFRRRQVVAIDGVADLAALPVAEDKPDAAEAASRQQELELLAASVRDLPERCRQVLTLRLLYGYSHKQIAAELRISEHTVKAQLAKGMRRCASYFEARGISVARPTQREEQP, from the coding sequence GTGAGCGCTTCCGAACCCCAACCCGCCAACACCCTGGACCCCGCGCAGACCGCCCAGTGGTTCTCGCGCGAGGTCCAGCCGCACGAGTCCTCCCTCCGCTCCTACCTGCGCAGCATGTTCCCGTCGTTCCCCGACGTGGACGACCTCGTGCAGGAATCCTACGTGCGGCTGATCCGCGCGCGCGCCACCGGCAAGGTCCGCTACGCCCGCGCTTTCCTCTTCACCACCGCGCGCAACGCCGCGCTCGACTTCTTTCGCCGCCGCCAAGTCGTCGCCATCGATGGCGTAGCCGATCTCGCCGCGTTGCCCGTCGCTGAAGATAAGCCGGACGCCGCCGAGGCCGCCAGCCGCCAGCAGGAGCTGGAGTTGCTTGCCGCCTCGGTGCGTGACCTGCCGGAACGCTGCCGCCAGGTGCTCACCCTGCGGCTGCTCTACGGATACTCCCACAAACAGATCGCCGCGGAACTCAGGATCTCCGAACACACCGTGAAGGCCCAGCTCGCCAAGGGCATGCGCCGGTGCGCCAGCTACTTCGAGGCGCGTGGCATCTCCGTGGCCCGCCCCACCCAACGGGAGGAACAACCATGA